The Helicobacter anatolicus genome includes a window with the following:
- a CDS encoding beta strand repeat-containing protein: MKTNKTNKFKIFNPIVASSLALILGSGSVYGGNIESSCGSNNSCNQVEGNITFQWGSVSDGDFSVSNSGTGGKDRVVTFKDNTINQVTLKDTSFQNNQVFTGEGSHTMIVDFKTINLNENNTDSTRTFTFNADNLFTGNLLIAGLDRDSSLQNSFSDKITFTADFKQGMKGNIEVRGNGKHTISLNDKEIKGNIQSNAQGGNLTIKNGTLKGNIGGNTIGASNAKDFYITFEDSKMIGNIQTADNDFSRRNVVFKASENQSLNTDGNDNFILVGNITSNGTGAADTLDKNNGNYVIFEIGSMQGDIIANGEKGFGRAGYNKVEFKAAGAKLKGNIGGNFVKYSDLRSTNEVTFSGASSILEGNIDSQANVESVVIFTNGGVITGDVKASTTSTGGSAINKVTFSGVGTNTIQGKITSNKSKNTIIFNGENTASTLSDSDVKNEIKGGIESSGNNEIIFKNAYGAKNSVSNSITGDILASGGNNTITFETGNLNPSAKNSIVANITGNGGTNKIVMNGDNTIDGKILAGNGGNAGYNYFYFSGSSTTFGGKQTLDSKAIATSIVAEQTSGNATEKKNLLLFESVNNTLTLSELRANGYGQKALNVLSFNEPKMLLSQTTQQNNLSIQSMSADSGYNYIGKNILTSNEQNSALTENTNNISFVDDTNAFEGVLQVGSISSSNGGKNNISYKASANILATTMEGKEGEKEEGKVIATQNAIIGSLALNNDEATKAKNLLKTAISGNNNLYLDLSKNTDFADVNNLIKNEAKPSQTLDQESLLSKTQAVILGNIDNQDRGTNNIKIVGGSSKATDMMKMGEEVATNDHIKIGLVGNITTNGGSNNLIFENSIWLPNYIATTNTEEATSISIPKNLSGTLINRNNGTTNIVLRTSSATLNNLGASMFNVINAGDQSKVNIVVQGQVNVGANITYGGRFDGDNYIWDGKSNTSETTFIFANSNDIGVMDGVKEGEDNSGKDSFTNNSTDTTNANSKVLGVTYQDGVKLTLKDKSIGGGSFLGTYAHYFNNVAENNSLLTLTTDRKYSNNAQTDTITIKGLALGDITELSPSSKTREGDSQSSTTTYNYNVTLDKNSALVGNITLQENSNVTLTMNEGSKLLTDSNHLKINTLTISTTKGVNTNEILLNTFAQSNTIIDIATINPDGSLATNNNGNLNPATRTNFRLLEIGSVDTNLPQVESTSANGLQGDGAIFRVYMNDSVNQDTATLAGIKAQTNMQKQEMEEQKAEGQGTDGQYGHLYSDRILILSGNVSESSDATKVNYIQVLADTSTQLKSIKYYGGGTETADNIAVATVKGTGDQQVAKFEGAAQIQGFDVVGTTLTTATTDQYGKIKSTMNGGAEGDNYTTYFVDSMTS, from the coding sequence ATGAAAACAAATAAAACAAATAAATTTAAAATTTTTAATCCTATCGTAGCAAGCTCACTGGCTTTAATCTTAGGTAGTGGAAGTGTGTATGGAGGAAATATTGAAAGTAGCTGTGGCAGCAATAATAGCTGTAATCAAGTTGAAGGAAATATCACCTTTCAATGGGGAAGTGTCTCAGATGGTGATTTTAGTGTATCAAATTCTGGAACAGGTGGTAAAGATAGGGTAGTCACCTTCAAAGATAATACAATCAATCAAGTCACATTAAAAGATACAAGTTTTCAAAACAATCAGGTCTTTACTGGTGAAGGATCTCATACAATGATAGTTGATTTTAAAACAATCAACCTCAATGAAAATAATACAGATTCTACTAGAACCTTCACTTTCAATGCAGATAATTTATTTACTGGGAATCTTTTGATTGCTGGACTTGATAGGGATAGTAGCCTTCAAAATAGCTTTAGTGACAAAATCACTTTTACAGCAGATTTTAAGCAAGGTATGAAAGGAAATATTGAAGTCCGAGGAAATGGAAAACATACAATCAGCCTCAATGATAAAGAAATTAAAGGAAATATCCAAAGTAATGCGCAAGGTGGAAATCTTACGATTAAAAATGGAACATTAAAAGGAAATATTGGAGGCAATACAATCGGTGCATCAAATGCAAAAGATTTTTATATCACTTTTGAAGATTCTAAAATGATAGGAAATATCCAAACAGCAGACAATGATTTTTCACGCAGAAATGTTGTCTTTAAAGCTTCTGAAAATCAATCATTGAATACAGATGGTAATGATAATTTTATTTTGGTTGGAAATATTACTTCTAATGGAACTGGAGCCGCAGATACGCTAGATAAAAACAATGGAAATTATGTCATCTTTGAAATAGGTTCTATGCAGGGGGATATCATAGCAAATGGAGAAAAAGGATTTGGTCGTGCAGGATATAACAAAGTAGAGTTTAAAGCTGCGGGAGCCAAACTCAAAGGAAATATTGGAGGAAATTTTGTTAAATACAGCGATCTAAGATCAACAAATGAAGTGACATTTAGTGGAGCTTCATCAATTCTAGAAGGAAATATTGATAGTCAAGCCAATGTCGAAAGTGTTGTGATTTTTACAAATGGAGGGGTGATCACAGGAGATGTTAAGGCTAGCACGACTTCTACTGGAGGAAGTGCGATTAATAAAGTTACTTTCTCTGGAGTTGGAACCAATACAATCCAAGGAAAAATTACAAGCAACAAATCAAAAAATACTATTATTTTTAATGGAGAAAATACCGCTTCTACTCTATCTGATTCAGATGTGAAAAATGAAATCAAAGGAGGAATTGAAAGCTCTGGAAATAATGAAATTATCTTTAAAAATGCCTATGGAGCAAAAAATTCTGTTTCTAATAGTATAACTGGGGATATTCTAGCTAGTGGTGGAAATAATACTATCACTTTTGAGACAGGAAATCTTAATCCTTCAGCAAAGAACTCTATAGTAGCAAATATCACAGGAAATGGCGGGACAAATAAGATTGTAATGAATGGAGATAATACTATCGATGGAAAAATCCTAGCTGGAAATGGAGGTAACGCTGGATATAATTATTTCTACTTTTCTGGATCTAGCACAACATTTGGCGGAAAGCAAACTCTAGATTCTAAAGCTATTGCTACATCTATTGTTGCAGAACAAACAAGCGGGAATGCTACAGAAAAAAAGAATCTTCTTCTTTTTGAATCAGTAAACAACACTCTTACTCTTAGCGAACTTAGAGCCAATGGATATGGGCAAAAAGCACTTAATGTTTTATCTTTTAATGAGCCTAAGATGCTACTTTCTCAAACAACGCAACAAAATAATCTCTCAATCCAATCAATGAGTGCTGATAGTGGCTATAACTATATAGGTAAAAATATTTTAACTAGCAATGAGCAAAATTCTGCATTAACAGAAAATACTAATAATATAAGTTTTGTTGATGATACCAATGCTTTTGAAGGAGTGCTTCAAGTTGGATCTATAAGTTCTAGCAATGGAGGAAAAAATAATATTTCCTATAAAGCTAGTGCTAATATTTTAGCTACGACTATGGAAGGAAAAGAAGGAGAAAAAGAAGAAGGCAAAGTTATCGCTACACAAAATGCCATTATCGGATCTTTAGCTTTAAATAACGATGAAGCCACCAAGGCTAAAAATCTTTTAAAAACTGCTATTTCTGGAAATAACAATCTTTATTTAGATTTAAGTAAAAATACTGATTTTGCTGATGTTAATAATCTTATTAAAAATGAAGCTAAACCCTCACAAACTCTAGATCAAGAATCTTTATTATCCAAAACTCAAGCAGTGATTCTCGGTAATATTGATAATCAAGATAGAGGAACCAATAATATTAAAATTGTAGGGGGAAGTTCTAAAGCAACAGATATGATGAAAATGGGTGAAGAAGTAGCAACTAATGACCATATTAAAATTGGTTTAGTGGGAAATATTACTACAAATGGTGGTAGCAATAACCTTATTTTTGAAAATAGTATCTGGCTACCTAACTACATTGCAACTACAAATACAGAAGAAGCAACTAGTATAAGTATTCCCAAAAATCTATCAGGAACACTGATTAATAGAAACAATGGAACTACAAACATTGTTTTAAGAACTTCAAGTGCTACTTTAAATAACTTAGGCGCTTCTATGTTTAATGTAATTAATGCTGGAGATCAAAGTAAAGTTAATATTGTTGTTCAAGGTCAGGTTAATGTAGGTGCAAATATCACTTATGGAGGGAGATTTGATGGTGATAATTATATTTGGGATGGAAAAAGCAATACAAGCGAAACTACCTTTATTTTTGCAAATAGTAATGATATAGGTGTGATGGATGGAGTAAAAGAAGGTGAGGATAATAGTGGCAAAGATAGCTTTACTAACAATTCTACAGACACTACCAATGCAAATTCCAAGGTCCTAGGTGTAACTTATCAAGATGGAGTAAAACTTACACTAAAAGATAAAAGCATAGGTGGTGGTTCTTTCTTAGGAACTTATGCACATTATTTTAATAATGTAGCAGAAAATAATAGCCTCTTAACTCTAACTACAGACAGGAAATACTCTAACAATGCCCAAACAGATACAATTACTATTAAAGGTCTAGCATTAGGAGATATTACTGAACTCTCACCAAGCAGTAAAACAAGAGAGGGTGATAGTCAAAGTAGCACTACTACTTATAACTACAATGTAACCCTAGATAAAAACTCTGCACTTGTAGGAAATATCACTTTGCAAGAAAATTCTAATGTTACTCTTACAATGAATGAAGGCTCTAAACTTCTCACAGACAGCAATCATTTAAAAATCAATACTTTAACAATTAGCACTACTAAAGGTGTAAATACTAATGAAATCTTATTAAACACTTTTGCACAAAGTAATACCATTATTGATATTGCAACGATTAATCCTGATGGAAGCCTAGCTACAAATAATAATGGAAATTTAAATCCAGCTACAAGAACAAATTTTAGATTGCTTGAGATTGGAAGCGTAGATACAAATCTTCCGCAAGTAGAATCTACTTCAGCTAATGGTCTTCAAGGAGATGGAGCAATCTTTAGAGTATATATGAATGATTCTGTAAATCAAGATACTGCTACTTTAGCTGGTATTAAAGCACAAACAAATATGCAAAAACAAGAAATGGAAGAACAAAAAGCAGAAGGTCAAGGTACCGATGGTCAATACGGACATCTCTATAGTGATAGAATCCTAATCCTATCAGGAAATGTGAGTGAGAGTTCTGATGCCACTAAGGTTAATTACATCCAAGTTCTAGCAGATACTAGCACACAACTAAAAAGTATTAAATACTATGGTGGTGGTACAGAAACAGCAGATAATATTGCAGTAGCTACGGTAAAAGGAACTGGCGATCAACAAGTTGCAAAGTTTGAAGGAGCGGCACAAATC